Genomic segment of Serinicoccus hydrothermalis:
GCGGGGCACGTCCTGCTGCACCCGCACCCCAAGGTCGGCCTGTGGCTTCCGCCCGGCGGACACATCGAGCCGCATGAGCTCCCAGACGACGCGGCGCGGCGCGAGACCCTCGAGGAGACCGGCCTGGCGGTCGACCTCGTCGGCTCCCCCGGCATACCTCACGACGCACCGGGCTCGCCCCGGCAGCTCGTGCGCCCTGAGGGCATCCAGGTGGAGGACATCTCGCAGGACCCGCCGCACCAGCACATCGACCTCATCTACTTCGCCGTCCCGCGGCCCGGTTGGGAGGCTGGCCCGGGCGGCCTGCCGCGGGTGTCGGACACCTACGGGATGATGTGGCTGGACGCCCCCGCCATGTCTGGCACTCCCCTGACGTCCGAGGTGTCGGCGTGGGCGACCAAAGCACTACATACCGTCGTAGTCTGACTGCTACACTGTGTAGTACCTAGTCGGACACGTCGAAAGTAGGCATCATGAGCTCCGCCACCACCACGGCCACCCGCCTCACGGCACGGGACCACGAGGTTCTGCCCGTGGCCGGTGCCTGGATGCTGGCCATCACCCGCATCGCCTTCGGCTTCTACTTCCTGTGGGCGTTCCTGGACAAGACCTTCGGTCTGGGCTACGCGACCCCGGGCGAGCGCGCCTGGATCAACGGCGGCAGCCCCACCACCGGCTACCTCAGCGGTGTCGAGGGTCCGCTCGCCGGCTTCTACAACGGCATGGCCGGCATGGTCGTCATCGACTGGCTCTTCATGCTCGGCCTGCTGGGCATCGGCGTCACCCTCATGACCGGTGCCGGAGCCCGCGTGGGCGCCCTGGCAGGAGCGCTGATGTACCTGTTCATGTACGGCGCGGCGATCCCGACCGTGACCAACCCGTTCCTGGACGACCACCTCACGGGCGCGCTGGTGCTGCTCACCATCGCCGCCATCCCGGCCGCGTGGAGCACCCTTGGGCTCGGCGACTGGTGGGCACGGACCGCCCCCGCGGCCCTGCGC
This window contains:
- a CDS encoding NUDIX hydrolase, with amino-acid sequence MGAVEDREPPDGITKHFTVAVFVVHAGHVLLHPHPKVGLWLPPGGHIEPHELPDDAARRETLEETGLAVDLVGSPGIPHDAPGSPRQLVRPEGIQVEDISQDPPHQHIDLIYFAVPRPGWEAGPGGLPRVSDTYGMMWLDAPAMSGTPLTSEVSAWATKALHTVVV